One window of Solwaraspora sp. WMMA2056 genomic DNA carries:
- the egtD gene encoding L-histidine N(alpha)-methyltransferase: MRIDIALTEADQLQALRADVRLGLTAEAKWLPPKWFYDKYGSELFDRITTLAEYYPTRAERAALTAHAADIAAATRAVTLVELGSGSSEKTRLLLDALGRAGSLDRFVALDVSESALRDAATALHHDYPQLTVHAIVGDFTRHLDRIPAGDHRLVAFLGGTIGNLVPAERAEFLAAVRAVLRPGEWLLLGTDLVKAESTLVAAYDDAQGVTAEFNRNVLHVVNRQLGADFDPTAFRHVARWDAGHEWIEMRLRAERAMTVEVADLELTVPFAAGEELRTEVSAKFRRAGVTAELAAAGFELTHWWTDPAGRFAISLSQCR; encoded by the coding sequence GTGCGGATCGACATCGCACTGACCGAGGCCGACCAGCTGCAGGCGTTGCGCGCCGACGTCCGGCTGGGGCTGACCGCCGAGGCGAAGTGGCTGCCGCCGAAGTGGTTCTACGACAAGTACGGCAGCGAACTGTTCGACCGCATCACCACCCTGGCCGAGTACTACCCGACCCGGGCCGAACGCGCCGCGCTGACCGCGCACGCCGCCGACATCGCCGCCGCCACCCGGGCGGTCACCCTGGTGGAGCTGGGCAGCGGATCGTCGGAGAAGACCCGGCTGCTGCTCGACGCGCTGGGCCGGGCCGGCAGTCTGGACCGGTTCGTGGCACTGGACGTCTCCGAATCAGCGCTGCGCGACGCCGCCACCGCGCTGCACCACGACTACCCGCAGCTGACGGTCCACGCGATCGTCGGTGACTTCACCCGGCACCTGGACCGGATTCCGGCCGGTGACCACCGGCTGGTCGCCTTCCTCGGCGGCACCATCGGCAACCTGGTGCCGGCCGAACGGGCCGAGTTCCTGGCGGCGGTGCGCGCGGTGCTGCGGCCCGGTGAATGGCTGCTGCTCGGCACCGACCTGGTCAAGGCGGAGTCGACCCTGGTCGCCGCCTACGACGACGCCCAGGGGGTGACCGCCGAGTTCAACCGCAACGTGCTGCACGTGGTCAACCGCCAGCTCGGCGCCGACTTCGACCCGACGGCGTTCCGGCACGTTGCCCGTTGGGACGCCGGGCACGAATGGATCGAGATGCGGTTGCGGGCCGAGCGGGCCATGACGGTCGAGGTCGCCGACCTGGAGCTGACGGTGCCGTTCGCCGCCGGGGAGGAGCTGCGGACCGAGGTGTCGGCGAAGTTCCGCCGGGCCGGCGTGACCGCCGAGCTGGCCGCTGCCGGGTTCGAGCTGACCCACTGGTGGACCGACCCGGCCGGCCGGTTCGCAATCAGCCTGTCCCAGTGCCGGTGA
- the egtB gene encoding ergothioneine biosynthesis protein EgtB: MTGPTDLRAVLADDLDRARRRSSALTDAVDDADLVRQHSRLMSPLVWDLAHIGNQEELWLVRDVGGRDPVRADIDHLYDAFKHARADRPALPLLDPTEARAYTRTVRDKVLDLLDTVAFDGRPLVEQGFAFGMIVQHEQQHDETMLATHQLRTGPPVLTAAPTPPSAGPVDGEVLIPAGPFTMGTSTEPWALDNERPAHPVDVPAFLIDRAPVTNARYQRFIDDGGYHDERWWSPQGWAHRLRAALAGPAHWHGDGSATRFGRRSAIVPDEPVVHVGWYEAQAYANWAGRRLPTEAEWEKAARYDPSTGRSRRYPWGDDDPRPEHANLGQRHLSPAPVGAYPAGASPAGVHQLIGDVWEWTDTWFDGYPGFTAFPYREYSQVFFGRDHRVLRGGSFGTDRSACRGTFRNWDYPIRRQIFSGFRTARDPLPGEVA, encoded by the coding sequence GTGACCGGACCGACCGACCTACGCGCCGTACTCGCCGACGACCTCGACCGCGCCCGACGACGCAGCAGCGCCCTCACCGACGCCGTCGACGACGCCGACCTGGTCCGCCAGCATTCGCGGCTGATGTCGCCGCTGGTCTGGGACCTGGCCCACATCGGCAACCAGGAGGAACTCTGGCTGGTCCGCGACGTCGGCGGCCGGGATCCGGTCCGCGCCGACATCGACCACCTGTACGACGCGTTCAAGCACGCCCGCGCCGACCGCCCCGCGCTGCCGCTGCTGGACCCGACCGAGGCGCGCGCCTACACCCGTACCGTCCGGGACAAGGTCCTCGACCTGCTCGACACGGTGGCGTTCGACGGCCGACCACTGGTCGAGCAGGGCTTCGCCTTCGGGATGATCGTCCAGCACGAGCAGCAGCACGACGAGACGATGCTCGCCACCCACCAGTTGCGGACCGGGCCGCCGGTGCTCACCGCCGCGCCCACCCCGCCGTCGGCCGGGCCGGTCGACGGCGAGGTGCTCATCCCCGCCGGGCCGTTCACCATGGGCACCTCCACCGAGCCGTGGGCGCTGGACAACGAACGCCCCGCGCACCCGGTCGACGTGCCGGCGTTCCTCATCGACCGCGCGCCGGTGACCAACGCCCGCTACCAGCGTTTCATCGACGACGGCGGCTACCACGACGAGCGATGGTGGAGCCCGCAGGGCTGGGCCCACCGGCTGCGGGCCGCGCTCGCCGGGCCGGCCCACTGGCACGGCGACGGCAGCGCCACCCGGTTCGGCCGACGGTCGGCGATCGTGCCCGACGAGCCGGTGGTGCACGTCGGCTGGTACGAGGCGCAGGCGTACGCGAACTGGGCCGGCCGTCGGCTGCCCACCGAGGCCGAATGGGAGAAGGCCGCCCGGTACGACCCGTCGACCGGCCGGTCCCGCCGCTACCCGTGGGGCGACGACGATCCGCGACCCGAGCACGCCAACCTGGGCCAGCGGCACCTGTCCCCGGCCCCGGTGGGCGCCTACCCGGCCGGTGCCTCACCGGCCGGGGTGCACCAGCTGATCGGCGACGTGTGGGAGTGGACCGACACCTGGTTCGACGGCTACCCCGGCTTCACCGCCTTCCCGTACCGGGAGTATTCGCAGGTCTTCTTCGGCCGCGACCACCGGGTGCTGCGCGGCGGCTCGTTCGGCACCGACCGGTCCGCCTGCCGGGGCACCTTCCGCAACTGGGACTATCCGATCCGGCGGCAGATCTTCAGCGGCTTCCGGACCGCCCGCGACCCGCTGCCCGGCGAGGTCGCCTAG
- a CDS encoding ABC transporter substrate-binding protein produces MLRSHRTNGLLGVLTAGAVAVALAGCSPQADDPPVDPPTADACDPQRLETVVPGTLTVGTDQPAYPPWFVDDAPENGSGFEGAVAYAVANQLGYEPDKVAWVRVPFATAIAPGPKEFDVDINQFSITEERRAAVDFSSPYYDVTQAVIALAGTPAAAATTLAELREVKLGAQVGTTSYRAITEVIAPTAEPAVFNHNDDAKAALRNGTIDALVLDLPTAFYVTAAEIDDATIVGQLAQPSGQPEQFGLVLDKGSSLTACVSAAVDELRGNGTLDSLQAEWLADVAGAPVLS; encoded by the coding sequence ATGCTGCGGTCACATCGGACGAACGGCCTGCTCGGCGTACTCACCGCCGGTGCGGTGGCCGTCGCGCTCGCCGGCTGCTCGCCACAGGCGGACGACCCGCCGGTGGATCCGCCGACGGCGGACGCCTGCGACCCGCAGCGGCTGGAGACCGTCGTGCCCGGAACGTTGACCGTCGGCACCGACCAGCCGGCGTACCCGCCGTGGTTTGTCGACGACGCCCCGGAGAACGGTTCCGGCTTCGAGGGGGCGGTGGCGTACGCGGTCGCCAACCAGCTGGGCTACGAGCCGGACAAGGTTGCCTGGGTACGGGTGCCGTTCGCCACCGCGATCGCGCCCGGACCCAAGGAGTTCGACGTCGACATCAACCAGTTCTCCATCACCGAGGAGCGCCGGGCTGCGGTCGACTTCTCCAGCCCGTACTACGACGTCACCCAGGCGGTGATCGCGCTGGCGGGTACGCCGGCGGCCGCCGCGACGACCCTGGCCGAGTTGCGCGAGGTCAAGCTCGGCGCACAGGTCGGCACGACCAGCTACCGGGCGATCACCGAAGTGATCGCGCCGACGGCCGAGCCGGCGGTGTTCAACCACAACGACGACGCCAAGGCGGCGCTGCGCAACGGCACCATCGACGCGCTGGTGCTGGACCTGCCGACCGCGTTCTACGTCACCGCCGCCGAGATCGACGACGCCACGATCGTCGGGCAGCTGGCGCAGCCGTCCGGCCAGCCGGAACAGTTCGGCCTGGTGCTCGACAAGGGATCGTCGTTGACGGCGTGCGTCAGCGCCGCCGTCGACGAGCTACGCGGCAACGGCACCCTGGACAGCCTGCAGGCCGAGTGGCTGGCCGACGTGGCCGGCGCGCCGGTCCTGTCCTGA
- a CDS encoding amino acid ABC transporter ATP-binding protein, translating into MTPTADPGGRGGPPVLVCAGVRKVFGDRVVLRDLCLEVAEHEVVALIGGSGSGKSTLLRCVNLLETVDDGTIHLDGRDITDPRVDPDQVRQRVGLVFQSYNLFPHLTVLDNVTLAPRRVHRVGRAQAQRRAMELLDRVGLADQAKQYPDRLSGGQQQRAAIARTLINAPRLLLLDEVTSALDPELVGEVLALIRELKTDGMTMLIATHEMGFAREVADRVCFLADGAIYEQGPAQRVLDSPEHPRTRQFLRRLTGTQAD; encoded by the coding sequence GTGACACCGACGGCGGACCCGGGCGGGCGCGGTGGGCCGCCGGTGCTGGTCTGTGCCGGGGTCCGCAAGGTCTTCGGTGACCGGGTCGTGCTGCGCGATCTGTGTCTGGAGGTGGCCGAGCACGAGGTGGTGGCGCTGATCGGCGGCAGTGGCTCCGGCAAGTCGACCCTGCTGCGGTGCGTCAACCTGCTGGAGACCGTCGACGACGGCACGATCCACCTGGACGGTCGGGACATCACCGACCCACGGGTCGACCCCGATCAGGTACGCCAGCGCGTCGGGTTGGTGTTCCAGTCGTACAACCTGTTTCCGCACCTGACCGTGCTGGACAACGTCACGTTGGCGCCGCGCCGGGTGCACCGGGTCGGGCGGGCGCAGGCGCAGCGGCGGGCGATGGAGCTGCTGGACCGCGTCGGGCTGGCCGATCAGGCGAAGCAGTACCCGGACCGGCTCTCCGGCGGCCAGCAGCAGCGGGCGGCGATCGCCCGGACCTTGATCAACGCGCCCCGGCTGCTGCTGCTCGACGAGGTCACCTCGGCGCTGGATCCGGAACTGGTCGGTGAGGTGCTGGCGTTGATCCGGGAGCTGAAGACCGACGGGATGACCATGCTGATCGCCACCCACGAGATGGGGTTCGCCCGCGAGGTCGCCGACCGGGTCTGCTTCCTCGCGGACGGTGCCATCTACGAGCAGGGGCCGGCGCAGCGGGTGCTCGACAGCCCCGAGCACCCGCGCACCCGGCAGTTCCTGCGCCGGCTCACCGGCACCCAGGCGGACTGA
- a CDS encoding carboxymuconolactone decarboxylase family protein, with amino-acid sequence MVIRRVVASVAQRQVRHVRPVSEQSALGTVATVYAQCAEEMRLVIPPVLLHSPAPETLSAFWMLMREPLLVVGAVDRVAKEAVAAGVSVANICPYCVDMHSTGLYPQAGEHDAEAVVADRPQTMTDPRLRALVEWARSAHLPDAPTPVPFTEAQRPELVGVVVAFHYLTRMVNVFLTSFLLPPGLTPAARRRFKHVVGRQLDPTLRAAPVPGRSLPLLPAATLPADAGWAAGDPTVAQATARSYAALAAAGERCLPAPVRQLVEERLASWRGEETGLARQWCEDLVAPLSPPDQAAARLALLTALASYQVDNETVAEFRRHHPRDRTLIEAAAWASFAAARRVGAWHVPTDPGLPEAPSSGRHARTG; translated from the coding sequence ATGGTCATCCGACGGGTCGTCGCGTCGGTCGCCCAACGCCAGGTGCGACACGTCCGTCCGGTGTCCGAGCAGTCGGCGCTCGGCACGGTCGCGACCGTGTACGCCCAGTGCGCCGAGGAGATGCGGCTGGTCATCCCACCGGTCCTGCTCCACTCGCCGGCACCGGAGACACTCAGCGCCTTCTGGATGCTGATGCGCGAACCGCTGCTGGTGGTGGGCGCGGTGGACCGCGTCGCCAAGGAGGCGGTCGCCGCCGGAGTGTCGGTCGCCAACATCTGCCCGTACTGCGTGGACATGCACAGCACCGGGCTGTACCCGCAGGCCGGCGAGCACGACGCCGAGGCGGTCGTCGCCGACCGGCCACAGACGATGACGGACCCGCGGCTGCGGGCGCTGGTCGAATGGGCCCGCAGCGCCCATCTGCCGGACGCCCCGACACCGGTGCCGTTCACCGAAGCGCAACGGCCGGAGCTGGTCGGCGTCGTCGTCGCCTTCCACTACCTGACCCGGATGGTCAACGTCTTCCTCACCAGCTTCCTGCTACCACCCGGACTCACCCCGGCGGCACGGCGACGGTTCAAGCACGTCGTCGGCCGGCAACTCGACCCGACGCTGCGGGCAGCACCCGTACCGGGGCGGTCGCTGCCGCTACTGCCGGCGGCGACGCTGCCTGCCGACGCCGGCTGGGCGGCCGGTGACCCGACGGTCGCCCAGGCGACGGCCCGGTCGTACGCGGCACTGGCCGCCGCCGGCGAACGCTGCCTGCCCGCACCGGTCCGGCAGCTGGTCGAGGAGCGGCTGGCGAGCTGGCGCGGCGAGGAGACGGGGCTGGCCCGGCAGTGGTGTGAGGACCTCGTCGCCCCGCTCTCCCCACCCGATCAGGCTGCCGCACGGTTGGCACTGCTCACCGCCCTGGCGTCGTACCAGGTGGACAACGAGACGGTCGCGGAGTTCCGCCGGCACCACCCGCGCGACCGGACGCTGATCGAGGCTGCGGCCTGGGCCAGCTTCGCGGCGGCCCGTCGGGTCGGCGCCTGGCACGTCCCGACCGACCCGGGCCTGCCCGAGGCGCCGTCGTCGGGCCGGCACGCCCGGACCGGATGA
- a CDS encoding rhodanese-like domain-containing protein yields MVTPEPGTPEPGIDRLLDKVRGRLDRVDARTAYQAQQDGEAVLVDIRPAAQRAAHGEIPGAYVIERNVLEWRLDPHSAARLDVADSPRLWPIVVCQEGYASSLAAASLQDTGLPLATDLDGGFAAWRAAGLPVIEPPGTAVDDGDHPERGDAR; encoded by the coding sequence ATGGTGACCCCGGAACCCGGCACCCCGGAACCCGGCATCGACCGACTGCTGGACAAGGTCCGCGGCCGCCTCGACCGGGTCGACGCCCGGACCGCCTACCAGGCTCAGCAGGACGGCGAAGCGGTACTGGTCGACATCCGTCCGGCCGCTCAACGCGCGGCGCACGGCGAGATCCCCGGGGCGTACGTGATCGAACGTAACGTGCTGGAGTGGCGGCTCGACCCGCACAGCGCGGCGCGGCTCGACGTCGCCGACAGCCCTCGGCTGTGGCCGATCGTCGTCTGCCAGGAGGGATACGCGTCGTCGCTGGCCGCCGCGTCGCTTCAGGACACCGGTCTGCCGCTGGCCACCGACCTCGACGGCGGCTTCGCGGCCTGGCGGGCCGCCGGGCTGCCGGTGATCGAGCCACCCGGCACGGCTGTCGATGACGGCGATCATCCGGAGCGGGGCGACGCCCGTTGA
- a CDS encoding DUF1702 family protein, producing the protein MAGVIGAVRRLALAPPLAEVTFARRGFPGASAPAARRLEAVPQAVICGFEWAIDSVDLWELERRLELVEQELRGFAYEGATMALTVRDVTGARRGRRTRDLLTGSGRPHLLLAYIGIGFAMARLPRPLWRKVLPDLAGLPYHPTMSWLAVDGLGFDRAYFHTRRWVVEQRQPAPYPWLGRPDYFGRAFDQGIGRALWFIHGGQPRAVAAAVEEFAPARRADLFSGVGLAATFAGGELDLLPELAGPYRAELAQGAVFAAKARAESGFVPAHVETATQVLTGTSAAAAAALADEVAVTDTDGTGADDTGSGASRPDGPPAYEIWRRRIRERFAPGLHSTHH; encoded by the coding sequence ATGGCAGGCGTCATCGGCGCCGTCCGGCGGTTGGCCCTGGCGCCACCGCTGGCCGAGGTCACCTTCGCGCGCCGGGGCTTTCCCGGCGCATCGGCACCGGCCGCCCGCCGGTTGGAGGCGGTCCCCCAGGCGGTGATCTGCGGCTTCGAATGGGCCATCGACAGCGTCGACCTGTGGGAGCTGGAACGCCGGCTGGAGCTGGTCGAGCAGGAGCTGCGGGGCTTCGCCTACGAAGGGGCGACGATGGCGCTCACCGTACGGGACGTCACCGGCGCCCGGCGCGGCCGGCGCACCCGCGACCTGCTCACCGGCAGCGGCCGGCCGCACCTGCTGCTGGCGTACATCGGGATCGGGTTCGCGATGGCCCGGCTGCCCCGGCCGCTGTGGCGCAAGGTGCTGCCGGACCTGGCCGGGCTGCCCTACCACCCCACCATGTCGTGGCTGGCGGTCGACGGGCTCGGCTTCGACCGGGCGTACTTCCACACCCGACGCTGGGTCGTCGAGCAGCGGCAGCCGGCGCCCTACCCGTGGCTCGGCCGGCCCGACTACTTCGGCCGCGCCTTCGACCAGGGCATCGGCCGGGCACTGTGGTTCATCCACGGTGGTCAACCACGGGCGGTCGCCGCCGCCGTCGAAGAGTTCGCACCGGCCCGGCGGGCCGACCTGTTCAGTGGTGTCGGGCTGGCGGCGACCTTCGCCGGCGGTGAGCTCGACCTGCTACCGGAGCTGGCCGGCCCGTACCGCGCGGAGCTCGCCCAGGGCGCGGTGTTCGCCGCCAAGGCCCGCGCCGAGTCCGGCTTCGTGCCGGCCCACGTGGAGACCGCGACCCAGGTGCTGACCGGGACGTCGGCGGCGGCCGCCGCCGCGCTCGCCGACGAGGTCGCGGTGACCGACACCGACGGTACGGGCGCCGACGACACCGGTTCGGGCGCATCCCGGCCTGACGGCCCGCCGGCCTACGAAATCTGGCGGCGACGCATACGGGAGAGATTCGCCCCTGGCCTGCATTCGACCCACCACTGA
- a CDS encoding glutamate-cysteine ligase family protein produces the protein MGVQHLHLSDAVRPADGDEVIADVAAAVGHIGRICFKTGPPRRVGVELEWTVHHVDDPARPLDPEILGRALGDHAPPTLRRDSPHRPLPHGGQVTVEPGGQVEISSLPVDSVADLHLRTVADTAALDARLARAGLRLGSHGCDPHRPPRRILHNRRYTAMADAFGRYGAAGATMMCATAGLQVCLDAGTPAQLPLRWAAANALGPVLLATFANSARYADRDTGWVSHRMRTWLTLDPARTAPPTAVAPGQLRGEPAGQPPTDPVAAWTRRVLDTPPLFIADGRHGWTRSGAVGFGDWIRSGLPRPPTYADLSLHLSTLFPPVRPQGHLEIRYLDAQPADDWLAPVAVLASLFARDETLRTAWRHAAPVADRWADAARVGLADPALAAAARAVVGLACDHLADTGLPATTATTIRHSLRRRLPKEDL, from the coding sequence GTGGGAGTGCAGCACCTGCACCTGTCCGACGCCGTGCGCCCGGCCGACGGTGACGAGGTCATCGCCGACGTCGCCGCCGCCGTCGGCCACATCGGTCGGATCTGCTTCAAGACCGGACCGCCCCGGCGGGTCGGTGTCGAACTCGAATGGACCGTGCACCACGTGGACGACCCCGCCCGTCCACTCGACCCGGAGATCCTCGGCCGGGCGCTCGGCGACCACGCCCCACCCACCCTGCGCCGCGACAGCCCACACCGGCCCCTGCCGCACGGCGGGCAGGTCACCGTCGAGCCCGGCGGCCAGGTGGAGATCTCCAGCCTGCCGGTCGACTCCGTCGCCGACCTGCACCTGCGCACCGTCGCCGACACCGCCGCCCTCGACGCCCGGCTCGCCCGGGCCGGCCTGCGGCTCGGCTCCCACGGCTGCGACCCGCACCGGCCGCCCCGGCGCATCCTGCACAACCGCCGGTACACCGCGATGGCCGACGCCTTCGGCCGGTACGGCGCAGCCGGAGCGACCATGATGTGCGCCACGGCCGGCCTGCAGGTGTGCCTCGACGCCGGGACCCCCGCCCAACTGCCGCTGCGCTGGGCGGCCGCGAACGCACTCGGGCCGGTGCTGCTGGCGACCTTCGCCAACTCGGCACGGTACGCCGACCGGGACACCGGCTGGGTGTCGCACCGGATGCGGACCTGGCTCACCCTCGACCCTGCCCGCACCGCCCCGCCGACCGCCGTCGCACCGGGGCAACTGCGGGGAGAGCCGGCGGGACAACCGCCGACGGACCCGGTGGCGGCCTGGACCCGCCGCGTCCTGGACACCCCGCCGCTGTTCATCGCCGACGGGCGGCACGGCTGGACCCGGTCCGGCGCCGTCGGGTTCGGCGACTGGATCCGCAGCGGCCTGCCCCGCCCACCCACCTACGCCGACCTGTCGCTGCACCTGAGCACGCTCTTCCCCCCGGTACGCCCGCAGGGCCACCTGGAGATCCGCTACCTCGACGCCCAACCGGCCGACGACTGGCTGGCGCCGGTCGCCGTACTGGCCAGCCTGTTCGCCCGCGACGAGACGCTGCGTACCGCGTGGCGCCACGCCGCCCCGGTCGCCGACCGGTGGGCCGACGCCGCCCGCGTCGGCCTGGCCGACCCGGCGTTGGCCGCCGCCGCACGGGCCGTCGTCGGCCTCGCCTGCGACCACCTCGCCGACACCGGCCTGCCGGCGACGACCGCCACCACGATCCGGCACTCGCTGCGTCGCCGGCTGCCGAAGGAGGACCTGTGA
- the egtC gene encoding ergothioneine biosynthesis protein EgtC, translated as MCRHQLYLGPPTSLATLLIDPAHSLYRQSWAPRQMRGGGTVNADGFGIGWYTGTGTGSATGAGPVRYRRAVPIWADQSLPELARATVTGALLAAVRSATPGMPVVETACAPHAEGRWLFSHNGVVAGWPGSVADLAATLPVTDLLTLDAPTDAALLWALVRHRLRAGVPPATAIADTVTSVLAVAPASRLNLLLTDGEQGWASTVGHSLAVRAAPDRIVVASEPTDDDPGWTAVPDHRLVVATPTAYTMEELCGSTSH; from the coding sequence GTGTGCCGCCACCAGCTGTACCTGGGCCCACCCACGAGCCTGGCGACGCTGCTGATCGATCCGGCGCACAGCCTGTACCGCCAGTCCTGGGCACCCCGGCAGATGCGGGGCGGCGGCACGGTCAACGCCGACGGGTTCGGCATCGGCTGGTACACCGGCACCGGCACCGGGTCCGCAACCGGCGCAGGTCCGGTCCGGTACCGCCGGGCCGTACCGATCTGGGCCGACCAGAGCCTGCCCGAACTGGCCCGGGCCACCGTCACCGGCGCGCTGCTCGCCGCCGTCCGCTCGGCCACCCCCGGGATGCCGGTGGTCGAGACGGCCTGCGCCCCGCACGCCGAGGGCCGCTGGTTGTTCAGCCACAACGGGGTGGTGGCCGGCTGGCCGGGCAGCGTCGCCGACCTCGCCGCCACCCTGCCGGTGACCGACCTGCTCACCCTCGACGCGCCCACCGACGCCGCGCTGCTGTGGGCGCTGGTGCGCCACCGGCTGCGGGCCGGCGTCCCGCCCGCCACCGCGATCGCCGACACCGTCACCAGCGTGCTCGCGGTGGCCCCGGCGTCCCGGCTCAACCTGCTGCTCACCGACGGCGAACAGGGCTGGGCCAGCACCGTCGGCCACAGCCTGGCCGTCCGGGCCGCCCCGGACCGGATCGTCGTCGCCTCCGAACCCACCGACGACGATCCGGGGTGGACCGCCGTACCGGACCACCGACTCGTCGTCGCGACCCCGACCGCCTACACCATGGAGGAACTGTGCGGATCGACATCGCACTGA
- a CDS encoding amino acid ABC transporter permease yields the protein MPSAGYQPSELQRGRDAYRRRQSVRSVLIAAASTAVLGTLLVVAVRNSPGWPRVQQSFFDPAVAADALPAVLRGLWLNVRLLVFCAAGALALGLAVALARTLRPAVFFPLRAAATSYTYVFRGAPLIIVLYLFTFGVPGLRLAGTPSVLVLGGCALVVTYGAYLAEVFRAGIESVHPAQRAAARSLGLSHAQTMRYVVLPQAVRRVAPPLLNDLVALQKDVGLISLAGPIDAIRAAQIETATSYNFTPYVVAGVLFILLAIPLVAVTDQVTMRAARRQTWAGTA from the coding sequence CTGCCGTCCGCCGGCTATCAGCCCAGTGAGCTGCAGCGAGGGCGGGACGCGTACCGCCGCCGGCAGAGCGTCCGGTCGGTGCTGATCGCCGCCGCCTCCACGGCGGTGCTCGGCACCCTGCTGGTGGTGGCGGTCCGCAACTCCCCTGGCTGGCCCCGGGTCCAGCAGTCCTTCTTCGACCCGGCGGTGGCGGCCGACGCGCTGCCGGCGGTGCTGCGCGGGCTCTGGCTCAACGTACGGCTGCTGGTGTTCTGCGCCGCCGGGGCGTTGGCGCTGGGGTTGGCGGTCGCGCTGGCCCGGACCCTGCGCCCGGCGGTGTTCTTTCCGCTGCGGGCCGCCGCGACGTCCTACACGTACGTGTTCCGGGGCGCTCCGCTGATCATCGTGCTGTACCTGTTCACCTTCGGGGTGCCGGGGCTGCGGCTGGCCGGCACGCCGTCGGTGCTGGTCCTCGGCGGCTGCGCGCTGGTCGTCACCTACGGCGCCTACCTGGCGGAGGTGTTCCGGGCCGGCATCGAGTCGGTGCATCCGGCGCAGCGGGCCGCCGCCCGGTCGCTGGGGCTCAGCCACGCGCAGACGATGCGGTACGTGGTGCTGCCGCAGGCGGTCCGGCGGGTCGCGCCACCGCTGCTCAACGACCTGGTGGCGCTGCAGAAGGACGTCGGCCTGATCTCGTTGGCCGGGCCGATCGATGCGATCCGCGCCGCCCAGATCGAGACCGCGACCAGCTACAACTTCACCCCGTACGTGGTGGCCGGGGTGCTGTTCATCCTGCTGGCGATCCCGCTGGTGGCGGTCACCGACCAGGTGACCATGCGGGCCGCCCGGCGGCAGACCTGGGCCGGTACGGCGTGA